Part of the Gemmatimonadota bacterium genome is shown below.
CCTGGTCCTGCATATCGCCGAGTTGTGAGGAACAGTATGGTACGCGACGGTTGGGTCATGGTCATCCCTCTGGCTGCGCTTGCGGCCGTCAGCGTGGTGATCGGCTACCTGGCCCCCGGTGCGGTCTGGATCATACTGGCGTCGGTTTTCGGCGGCCTGGCCCTGTTCGTCGCGTTCTTCTTCCGTGACCCGGTCAGGCAGGTGCCCCCGGGCGACGGACTGGTGATTTCCGGCGGCGACGGCAAGGTGGTGACCGTCGAGGAGATTGAGAACGACGCCTTTATCGGAGGACCGGCCACGCAGATCAGCGTGTTCCTGTCTATCGTGGACGTGCACGTCAACCGGATTCCCATCACCGGCGTGGTCAGACTGCGCCGGCGGATCGAAGGGAAGTTCAAACTCGCCTTCAAGGACGAGGCCTCGGGCGACAACGCCCAGATGGTCCTGGGCATCGAAGGAGAAAAGGGCCGGATCCTGATCAAGCAGATCGTCGGTTTCGTGGCCCGGCGTATCGTCTGCAACGTCAACGAGGGCGACGAGGTGCGTATAGGCGACCGGTTCGGCCTGATACGCTTCGGATCGAGAATAGACGTCATCGTGCCGGTCGGCGCCGAAATCCGGGTTAAGAACGGAGACCGGGTCCGGGGCGGCGAAACGATACTGGGAGTGCTTAAATGAAAACCTGGATGCGCGTCGCGTTACCGAACGTGTTCACGCTGGGCAGCATCTTCTGCGGGGTTTCCGCCATCTTCTATTGTATCGACGGGTTCAACGCCCTGACCGGCGACCCCGGTCGTGCGCCGTGGCTCATCATAGCCGCCGCCCTGCTGGATTGCATCGACGGAAAGGTCGCGCGCTTCAGCCAGGGGGCTACCCGGTTCGGCATCGAGTTGGATTCCCTCGCGGACGTGATTTCCTTCGGGGTCGCGCCCATG
Proteins encoded:
- a CDS encoding phosphatidylserine decarboxylase; translation: MVRDGWVMVIPLAALAAVSVVIGYLAPGAVWIILASVFGGLALFVAFFFRDPVRQVPPGDGLVISGGDGKVVTVEEIENDAFIGGPATQISVFLSIVDVHVNRIPITGVVRLRRRIEGKFKLAFKDEASGDNAQMVLGIEGEKGRILIKQIVGFVARRIVCNVNEGDEVRIGDRFGLIRFGSRIDVIVPVGAEIRVKNGDRVRGGETILGVLK